The Anabaena sp. WA102 genome contains a region encoding:
- a CDS encoding fasciclin domain-containing protein, with the protein MADIVDIAVSNDAFKTLVAAVSAAGLVETLKSPGPFTVFAPTDDAFAKLPPGTITTLLQNIPQLARILTYHVVPGKLTKDDLAKLGTVNSVEGSPIKINCEDGFEVKNATVLAADIIADNGVIHVIDTVILMG; encoded by the coding sequence ATTGCAGTTAGTAATGATGCGTTTAAAACTTTGGTAGCTGCTGTTTCTGCTGCTGGGTTAGTGGAAACATTAAAAAGTCCGGGTCCATTCACCGTGTTTGCACCCACTGATGACGCTTTTGCTAAGTTACCACCAGGCACAATTACAACTTTATTACAAAATATTCCCCAGTTAGCACGGATTTTAACCTATCACGTTGTTCCTGGAAAGTTAACAAAGGATGATTTAGCGAAACTAGGTACAGTCAATTCTGTGGAAGGTTCTCCCATCAAAATTAATTGTGAAGATGGTTTTGAGGTGAAAAACGCCACAGTTTTAGCAGCAGATATTATTGCTGATAATGGTGTAATTCACGTTATTGATACTGTGATTTTGATGGGTTAG